Proteins found in one Polyangiaceae bacterium genomic segment:
- a CDS encoding N-acetylmuramoyl-L-alanine amidase, producing the protein MWSTSRNRSLCTLKLASSCLALALGACRGAPAQPLTKMDAALDASFEVLPSRPEAVAQADRLALAATRTSGAERARLSLTAARLRARIWRLDGKAADALEAQELFAAAAKQPQLRCEAELEAALLSAEARRDPGEAYRAVYTVGLAPRDEACGARLDRALATLAAFRPLPTVLAELEREASRGDAQPSAAPTALASATRDDAGPVVTPIVPKAATTGPVRITGIERYGSEDAARIVVAITRPAQFQVGVLGAEGGRDPRLYVDVVGARYKGKLQFDVGGLVHRVRVGKQQGATRIVLDLQQVAYRKIFYLPEPFRLVIDVSKEPPKALAPTGQTRTVRRVVLDPGHGGHDPGAIGPGGLREKDVTLDVAHRAAPLIARELGISTMLTRDADDFVPLDERAARANAFQADLFLSVHCNASEDGTGRGVMTFVLDESRDVHALHIAARENAASAAAAAELATALSQVVDQGVRERSVHFAELLQRSTMASMSQGYRDLSDQGVKRAGFYVLAGARMPAALFETSFISHPVEEARLNTGDYRQKLADAIVNAVRAYRDGK; encoded by the coding sequence ATGTGGTCCACCTCTCGGAATCGTTCTCTGTGCACCCTGAAGCTCGCCTCGAGCTGCTTGGCCTTGGCTCTCGGAGCTTGCCGTGGAGCTCCTGCGCAGCCCCTGACCAAGATGGATGCTGCCCTGGACGCGAGCTTCGAGGTGCTGCCCAGCCGACCCGAAGCCGTCGCCCAAGCTGATCGCCTCGCCCTCGCCGCGACTCGCACATCGGGCGCCGAGCGCGCCCGGTTGAGCCTAACTGCTGCGCGACTGCGTGCACGGATCTGGCGCCTCGATGGCAAGGCGGCTGACGCGCTCGAGGCGCAGGAGCTGTTCGCCGCTGCTGCCAAGCAACCGCAGCTGCGCTGCGAGGCTGAACTGGAGGCCGCGTTGCTGAGTGCCGAGGCGCGGCGTGACCCTGGCGAAGCGTATCGTGCGGTCTACACGGTTGGGCTTGCGCCGCGCGATGAAGCTTGCGGCGCGCGCCTCGATCGCGCCCTCGCGACCCTGGCCGCGTTTCGACCGCTGCCCACGGTGCTTGCGGAGCTCGAGCGCGAGGCAAGTCGCGGCGACGCACAGCCGAGTGCAGCACCGACTGCGCTGGCAAGCGCGACGCGAGACGATGCCGGGCCCGTGGTCACGCCGATCGTGCCCAAAGCGGCCACCACGGGACCCGTGCGGATCACCGGAATCGAACGTTACGGCTCCGAGGATGCCGCGCGCATCGTGGTGGCTATCACGCGTCCGGCACAGTTCCAGGTCGGAGTGCTGGGAGCGGAGGGAGGGCGCGATCCGCGCTTGTACGTGGACGTCGTCGGCGCGCGCTACAAGGGCAAGCTGCAGTTCGACGTCGGCGGGCTGGTGCATCGCGTTCGCGTCGGCAAGCAGCAAGGAGCCACGCGCATCGTGCTCGATTTGCAGCAGGTGGCCTATCGCAAGATCTTCTATCTGCCGGAACCGTTTCGCCTGGTGATCGACGTATCCAAGGAGCCGCCCAAGGCGCTGGCGCCGACGGGGCAAACCCGCACCGTTCGCCGCGTGGTGCTCGACCCGGGGCACGGTGGGCACGATCCGGGCGCGATCGGTCCCGGGGGCCTGCGCGAGAAAGATGTCACCCTGGACGTCGCGCACCGCGCGGCGCCCTTGATAGCGCGCGAACTCGGCATTTCCACGATGCTCACGCGGGACGCCGACGACTTCGTGCCCCTCGACGAGCGGGCCGCGCGCGCCAACGCATTTCAAGCGGATCTTTTCCTATCGGTGCACTGCAATGCGAGCGAAGACGGGACGGGACGCGGGGTGATGACCTTCGTCCTGGACGAGTCGCGAGACGTCCACGCGCTGCACATTGCTGCGAGGGAGAACGCAGCGTCGGCAGCGGCGGCGGCAGAGTTGGCAACCGCGCTTTCTCAGGTCGTCGACCAGGGCGTGCGCGAGCGTTCCGTGCACTTCGCGGAGTTGCTGCAGCGCTCGACGATGGCTTCCATGTCCCAGGGCTACCGCGATCTGTCCGACCAGGGCGTGAAGCGCGCAGGGTTCTACGTGTTGGCGGGCGCGCGTATGCCAGCGGCGTTGTTCGAGACGTCCTTCATCTCACACCCCGTAGAAGAAGCGCGTCTCAACACCGGCGACTACCGACAGAAGCTCGCCGACGCCATCGTCAACGCCGTGCGCGCCTATCGCGACGGGAAGTGA
- a CDS encoding SUMF1/EgtB/PvdO family nonheme iron enzyme has product MRPSVCLLAIAVSCRQAPAPVSDAGAPLDGAKDAAIDVGSPRDAAESGGAPQTRGPCPSDMVHVAGTFCPYVGHRCVEWIDQKRDRCQRYAPPPLCEGRLTRLEYCIDRYEYPNQVGVLPAVMVSYTEALVACGDEGKRLCTEDEWTFACEGETRVPYPYGYERDKTACNIDRAHGFPNFEAFSEPKEVSKEVERLDQRVRSGSMPRCVSPFGVHDMTGNVDEWARNPAPDRDAGVDISSLKGGYFGPIRARCRPVTRSHNRWFRFYQVGFRCCRDVD; this is encoded by the coding sequence ATGCGCCCGAGCGTGTGCTTGCTGGCTATCGCCGTGAGCTGTCGACAGGCCCCGGCGCCGGTGAGCGACGCGGGAGCGCCCCTCGACGGGGCGAAGGATGCCGCGATTGACGTCGGCTCACCGCGAGATGCGGCCGAGAGCGGAGGGGCACCGCAGACTCGGGGGCCGTGTCCATCGGACATGGTGCATGTGGCTGGCACCTTCTGTCCCTACGTAGGTCACCGTTGCGTGGAGTGGATCGACCAGAAGCGGGATCGTTGTCAGCGCTACGCGCCGCCGCCGCTGTGCGAGGGGCGCCTGACCCGACTCGAGTACTGCATCGACCGCTATGAGTATCCCAACCAGGTCGGCGTGCTGCCTGCGGTGATGGTCAGCTACACCGAAGCCCTCGTCGCGTGCGGCGACGAAGGCAAACGCCTCTGCACCGAGGACGAGTGGACCTTTGCCTGCGAAGGTGAGACCCGAGTGCCCTATCCCTACGGTTACGAGCGCGACAAGACAGCGTGCAACATCGACCGCGCTCATGGTTTTCCCAACTTCGAAGCGTTCAGTGAGCCCAAGGAAGTCAGCAAAGAGGTCGAGCGGCTCGACCAACGAGTACGCAGCGGTTCCATGCCGCGTTGCGTGAGCCCCTTTGGCGTGCACGACATGACGGGAAACGTGGACGAGTGGGCGCGCAACCCAGCGCCCGACCGCGACGCCGGAGTCGACATCTCGAGCCTCAAGGGCGGCTATTTCGGCCCCATTCGTGCCCGCTGCCGCCCGGTGACTCGTTCGCACAATCGCTGGTTTCGCTTCTATCAGGTGGGCTTTCGCTGCTGCCGGGACGTCGATTAG
- a CDS encoding sigma 54-interacting transcriptional regulator, with protein MNSETKAWAETEGTEELALPLWSGPYVVQAGGPNETAVAEVGAGERLVIGSGASADLRVRERGVSARHCVLEVRDGVLHLEDLDSKNGLFLGGARVRAGMFPGAGGAFVVGGASVSIEPALCAPEPRARAVPGLVGRSRAMVGVRHLIHRYAKLRRPVLIQGESGTGKDVVARALHDVSEREGDFVAVNVGAIAESLADAELFGHRRGAFTGAVVSREGAFEQAHGGTIFLDEVAELPANMQVRLLRVVEDGVVRPVGGKATQVDSRVVSASWALLRDRVAAGQFRADLFHRLSTLQIELPPLRERKSDIADLARHLLARFEGELGARRLSSAALGRLVAHGWPGNVRELSSVLYRAAVAIDRETIDEVTLRESLPDVKGADAKPLSGHNVLELLERCGGNVSRAARAARLPRPTIRTWVNKARREAAAAAE; from the coding sequence ATGAACTCGGAAACCAAAGCATGGGCGGAAACCGAAGGCACCGAGGAACTCGCATTGCCCCTCTGGTCAGGGCCCTACGTGGTGCAGGCAGGGGGACCGAACGAGACGGCGGTGGCGGAGGTCGGCGCCGGCGAGCGTCTGGTGATTGGGAGCGGCGCCAGCGCGGACCTGCGCGTCCGGGAACGCGGCGTGAGCGCACGACACTGTGTGCTCGAGGTGCGTGACGGCGTTCTGCATCTCGAGGACTTGGATTCCAAGAACGGGCTGTTCCTCGGGGGCGCGCGCGTGCGCGCGGGCATGTTCCCCGGCGCCGGCGGCGCATTCGTGGTGGGTGGCGCCAGCGTGTCCATCGAACCAGCCCTCTGTGCGCCGGAGCCCCGGGCTCGCGCGGTGCCGGGCTTGGTGGGGCGCTCCAGGGCGATGGTGGGCGTCCGACATCTGATTCACCGCTATGCAAAACTTCGCCGTCCCGTATTGATTCAAGGCGAGTCCGGCACCGGCAAGGACGTGGTGGCCCGCGCCCTCCACGACGTTTCCGAGCGCGAGGGCGACTTCGTGGCGGTGAACGTTGGCGCGATCGCCGAGTCCCTCGCCGATGCAGAGTTGTTTGGACACCGGCGCGGTGCGTTCACCGGAGCCGTGGTCAGTCGCGAGGGTGCGTTCGAACAGGCCCACGGCGGAACCATCTTTCTGGACGAAGTGGCGGAGCTGCCAGCCAACATGCAGGTGCGCTTGCTACGCGTCGTGGAAGACGGTGTCGTTCGTCCTGTCGGCGGGAAGGCAACTCAGGTCGACAGTCGAGTCGTATCAGCGTCCTGGGCGCTGCTGCGGGATCGAGTCGCGGCTGGGCAGTTCCGCGCGGATCTGTTCCATCGCCTCTCCACCTTGCAGATTGAGTTGCCGCCACTGCGAGAGCGCAAGAGCGACATCGCGGATCTGGCGCGGCACCTGCTGGCGCGCTTCGAGGGTGAGCTCGGCGCACGGCGTCTCAGCAGTGCCGCACTGGGGCGCCTGGTCGCGCATGGTTGGCCCGGCAACGTGCGCGAACTCTCCAGCGTGCTGTACCGAGCAGCGGTCGCCATCGACCGAGAGACCATCGACGAGGTCACGCTGCGCGAGTCGCTTCCCGACGTGAAGGGCGCCGATGCCAAACCGCTCAGCGGTCACAACGTGCTGGAGTTGCTCGAGCGTTGTGGCGGCAACGTGTCGCGCGCGGCACGTGCCGCGCGCCTGCCACGCCCCACCATCCGCACGTGGGTCAATAAGGCGCGGCGCGAAGCTGCCGCCGCAGCGGAGTGA
- the uvrA gene encoding excinuclease ABC subunit UvrA, translated as MDTLSVRGATQHNLKDVSCDLPRERLVVITGPSGSGKSSLAFDTIYAEGQRRYVESLSAYARQFLDQLPKPHVESIEGLSPAIAIEQKALGKSPRSTVGTVTEISDYLRLLFARIGTPHCPVDGEALRAFTVQEMVDSVLERGEGARAILLAPVLRRHKGPIRDELERLRREGYVRARLDGQAIDLGDDVQVDEKRAHDLEVVVDRIVVKENVKGRLTDSIELALALGDGTILIDPADGSDPVVMSERLVCWEHGVSLPALEPRFFSFNSPHGACQTCDGLGRRDTIDPRRVVPDDSRTLREGAVAAFGRRGSVATAAEVARVVQHLGADPDTPFAELPKTVRDAILFGTPAKRRKGEAYAGIVSRLSEMLESGEPMGLGDEEPEDGAIGPEDLGRFVVSQTCDACHGTRVRPEVLSVRIGDHHIASLGSLPLAELRAKLLELKDDKELSAKHRAIAEPLLRAVTERLRFLVDVGLDYLSIDRPAQTLSGGEGQRIRLATQIGASLVGVLYVLDEPSVGLHARDNARLLGAVRQLVDKGNSVIVVEHDRDAILAADWVVDMGPAAGRHGGSIVAQGTPQQILADAGSVTGPYLSGERSLPVPAKRTKPSRNKLRVVGARAHNLKNVTLELPIGLITAVTGVSGSGKSSLVVDTLLSAARAELYGAAGWVGPCDRIEGLDHIDKVISIDQAPIGRTPRSNPATYTGIFTYLRELYATLPEARARGYRAGRFSFNVKGGRCEACQGDGVLRVEMHFLPDVYVGCDACAGRRYNRETLEVRYRGLTIADALDLTVDEAAELFDAIPKIAQRLDALRQVGLGYVQLGQAATTLSGGEAQRVKLATELARKATGSTLYVLDEPTTGLHFQDIELLTHALFGLRDAGNTIVLIEHNLDLVACADWVVDLGPEGGGGGGEIVAQGTPEQVSDTKASHTGVYLQAVLAQPRASAPKRRRKS; from the coding sequence ATGGACACCCTGTCCGTTCGCGGTGCGACGCAGCACAACCTGAAGGACGTCAGCTGCGATTTGCCCAGGGAACGCCTGGTGGTCATCACGGGGCCGAGCGGCTCGGGCAAGTCCTCCTTGGCCTTCGACACGATCTATGCGGAAGGCCAACGGCGCTACGTCGAGAGTCTGTCGGCCTATGCGCGGCAGTTCCTGGATCAGCTGCCCAAACCCCACGTGGAGAGCATCGAGGGGCTGAGCCCCGCCATTGCCATCGAGCAGAAAGCCCTGGGCAAGAGCCCCCGCTCCACGGTCGGCACCGTGACGGAGATTTCCGACTACCTGCGCCTGCTCTTTGCCCGGATTGGCACACCACATTGCCCGGTGGACGGTGAAGCTCTGCGCGCGTTCACGGTGCAAGAGATGGTGGATAGCGTGCTCGAACGCGGCGAGGGCGCCCGGGCCATTTTGCTGGCACCCGTGCTGCGCAGGCACAAGGGCCCGATCCGCGACGAGCTGGAGCGCCTGCGACGTGAAGGCTACGTCCGTGCGCGCCTGGACGGCCAAGCCATCGACCTGGGCGACGACGTTCAAGTCGACGAAAAGCGGGCACACGATCTGGAAGTGGTCGTCGACCGCATCGTGGTCAAGGAGAACGTCAAGGGGCGACTCACGGACTCGATCGAACTAGCCTTGGCCCTTGGCGACGGCACCATCCTGATTGATCCCGCGGACGGCTCGGATCCCGTGGTGATGAGCGAACGACTCGTGTGCTGGGAGCACGGCGTGTCCTTGCCTGCCCTGGAGCCGCGCTTCTTCTCCTTCAACAGCCCGCACGGCGCTTGCCAGACTTGCGATGGGCTGGGGCGCCGCGACACCATCGATCCGCGACGCGTGGTGCCCGATGATTCACGCACTCTGCGCGAAGGCGCGGTGGCGGCTTTCGGGCGCCGAGGATCCGTCGCCACTGCGGCGGAGGTCGCCCGAGTCGTGCAGCATCTCGGCGCCGATCCCGACACACCCTTCGCCGAACTTCCCAAGACCGTGCGCGACGCCATCCTCTTCGGCACCCCCGCAAAGCGGCGCAAGGGCGAAGCCTACGCCGGCATCGTGTCGCGCCTCTCGGAGATGCTCGAGAGCGGGGAACCGATGGGCCTCGGGGACGAGGAGCCCGAAGATGGCGCCATCGGCCCCGAGGACTTGGGCCGCTTCGTCGTGTCGCAAACCTGCGACGCCTGCCACGGCACGCGGGTACGCCCCGAAGTGCTGTCAGTTCGGATCGGGGATCACCACATCGCATCCCTCGGCTCGCTGCCGTTGGCGGAACTGCGGGCGAAGCTGCTGGAACTCAAGGACGACAAGGAGCTTTCCGCCAAGCACCGAGCCATCGCGGAGCCATTGCTCAGAGCCGTGACGGAACGACTGCGCTTCTTGGTCGACGTGGGACTGGACTACCTTTCGATCGATCGCCCTGCGCAGACTCTCTCGGGTGGCGAGGGTCAGCGAATCCGTCTGGCCACCCAGATCGGGGCGTCGTTGGTGGGAGTGCTGTACGTCCTCGACGAACCGAGCGTGGGTTTGCACGCGCGGGACAACGCGCGGCTACTGGGCGCCGTTCGCCAGCTCGTGGACAAGGGCAACAGTGTCATCGTCGTGGAGCACGACCGCGACGCCATCCTGGCGGCGGACTGGGTCGTGGACATGGGCCCGGCAGCGGGACGCCATGGCGGCAGCATCGTGGCCCAAGGCACGCCGCAGCAAATCCTGGCGGACGCGGGCAGCGTGACCGGGCCGTACTTGTCCGGCGAGCGCAGCCTGCCAGTGCCCGCCAAGCGCACGAAACCCTCGCGCAACAAGCTCCGCGTCGTCGGCGCGCGCGCCCACAATCTGAAGAATGTGACCCTGGAGCTGCCCATCGGCCTCATCACCGCGGTCACCGGTGTGAGTGGCTCGGGCAAGAGCAGCCTGGTCGTCGATACTCTGCTCAGCGCTGCGCGAGCGGAACTCTATGGTGCTGCGGGCTGGGTCGGGCCCTGTGACCGCATCGAGGGCCTGGACCACATCGATAAGGTCATCAGTATCGACCAGGCCCCCATCGGCCGAACACCGCGTTCCAACCCCGCCACTTACACGGGGATCTTCACGTACTTGCGCGAACTCTACGCCACCCTGCCCGAGGCACGCGCCCGCGGCTACCGCGCGGGGCGCTTTTCCTTCAACGTCAAGGGCGGTCGTTGCGAGGCGTGCCAGGGGGATGGCGTGTTGCGCGTCGAGATGCACTTCCTACCCGACGTCTACGTCGGCTGTGACGCTTGCGCTGGGCGCCGCTACAATCGCGAAACCTTGGAGGTGCGCTACCGCGGTCTCACCATCGCCGATGCCCTGGACCTGACCGTGGACGAAGCAGCGGAGCTGTTCGACGCGATTCCGAAGATCGCCCAGCGCTTGGACGCCTTGCGTCAGGTCGGTCTCGGCTACGTCCAGCTCGGACAGGCTGCCACCACCCTCAGCGGCGGCGAGGCTCAGCGTGTGAAGTTGGCGACGGAGCTGGCGCGCAAGGCTACCGGCAGCACGCTCTACGTCCTGGACGAACCCACCACCGGCCTGCATTTCCAGGACATCGAACTGCTGACCCACGCCCTGTTCGGGCTGCGCGATGCCGGAAACACCATCGTTCTCATCGAGCACAACCTCGACTTGGTCGCCTGCGCCGACTGGGTGGTGGACCTAGGGCCCGAAGGCGGCGGCGGTGGCGGCGAGATCGTCGCTCAAGGCACCCCCGAACAGGTGTCCGACACCAAGGCCAGTCATACCGGTGTGTACCTTCAGGCGGTTTTGGCGCAACCGCGTGCGAGCGCCCCGAAACGCCGCCGAAAGAGCTAG
- a CDS encoding PEGA domain-containing protein encodes MSTITRHVARVLFIAVAMSANATITSTALAQDDVATQMARERFQEGVRYYDQKQYEKARAAFLQAYALKKHPAVLLNLAQSELRAGHEADAAKHFSQYLREAGDSSAGERSEAEKGLAASKVKVAEYAVTVEYEGAEVYVDGTFEGRAPLPGPVYLTPGSHSLEARKDGKTATLSVTATAGQQSTAALTFSAPSTAGTPPATGPMTPPPSGGGMAPPPSGSGTQPPPSGDGGSASGSIGFDSSEEREPFFTWASHSPVAWIGGGLTVVGLAGGIGFALSSSSNYDAADSLRSQILTDAQSQGISGPCGPPAVARYAAACQKFQDRVDSGDSQKTLSTVSFVVAGVAAAGTVGYYFLDSKKKKSDTGSQQRRIAIVPVAAPGYGGLGLVGNL; translated from the coding sequence ATGAGCACAATCACTCGCCACGTGGCCCGTGTGCTGTTCATCGCCGTCGCGATGTCCGCAAATGCAACCATCACCTCCACCGCGCTCGCGCAAGACGACGTCGCAACGCAAATGGCGAGAGAGCGGTTCCAGGAGGGCGTGCGCTACTACGATCAGAAGCAGTACGAAAAGGCACGCGCAGCGTTTCTCCAGGCCTATGCGCTGAAGAAGCACCCCGCGGTACTGTTGAACCTCGCGCAGAGCGAGCTTCGCGCCGGACACGAAGCCGACGCGGCCAAGCACTTTTCCCAGTACCTGCGTGAGGCCGGCGACAGCTCGGCGGGAGAGCGCTCCGAAGCCGAAAAAGGCCTTGCCGCGTCCAAGGTGAAGGTCGCCGAATACGCCGTCACCGTGGAGTACGAGGGCGCCGAAGTGTACGTGGACGGCACCTTCGAGGGCCGCGCGCCCCTTCCTGGTCCTGTCTATCTCACGCCGGGAAGCCATAGCTTGGAAGCGCGCAAGGACGGCAAGACCGCGACCTTGAGTGTCACCGCCACGGCCGGGCAGCAGAGCACCGCCGCGCTGACGTTCTCGGCGCCCAGTACTGCGGGGACGCCGCCTGCCACCGGCCCGATGACTCCTCCGCCAAGTGGCGGCGGCATGGCGCCGCCACCTAGCGGAAGCGGTACGCAGCCTCCTCCGAGTGGCGATGGCGGCAGCGCTTCGGGCTCCATCGGCTTCGACAGCAGCGAGGAGCGCGAGCCGTTCTTCACCTGGGCTTCCCACTCGCCGGTCGCTTGGATTGGCGGAGGCCTGACCGTCGTCGGTCTGGCCGGCGGCATCGGCTTCGCCCTCTCATCTTCGTCCAACTACGACGCAGCAGACAGCCTGCGCAGCCAGATCCTCACCGATGCGCAGTCCCAGGGTATCTCGGGCCCCTGCGGTCCACCGGCCGTCGCTCGCTACGCAGCGGCCTGCCAAAAGTTCCAGGATCGCGTAGACAGCGGCGACAGCCAGAAGACGCTCTCCACAGTGAGCTTCGTAGTGGCCGGCGTCGCGGCCGCAGGAACCGTCGGCTACTACTTCCTCGATTCCAAGAAGAAGAAGAGCGACACGGGATCCCAGCAGCGCCGCATCGCGATCGTCCCCGTCGCTGCCCCGGGCTACGGCGGTCTGGGACTCGTCGGCAACCTCTAG
- a CDS encoding TraR/DksA C4-type zinc finger protein — MTKTQLKKFKDLLESKRREIVRRAQQTLDEDMTLDANDLPDEMDLASSEYLQSFTFRLRGREKVFLDKIQKALEKIDDGTFGVCDDCGDKISVKRLEARPETTLCIRCKEDQERVEKDFS, encoded by the coding sequence ATGACGAAGACACAACTGAAGAAGTTCAAGGACCTCCTGGAATCCAAGCGCCGCGAGATCGTGCGCCGGGCGCAGCAGACCCTGGACGAGGACATGACGCTGGACGCGAATGACCTCCCGGACGAGATGGATTTGGCTTCCAGCGAGTACCTGCAGTCGTTCACGTTTCGGCTGCGCGGTCGTGAGAAGGTGTTCCTCGACAAGATCCAGAAGGCGCTGGAGAAGATCGACGACGGCACCTTTGGTGTGTGTGACGACTGCGGCGACAAGATCTCCGTGAAGCGCTTGGAGGCGCGGCCGGAGACGACGCTCTGCATCCGCTGCAAAGAGGATCAGGAGCGCGTCGAAAAAGACTTCAGCTGA
- a CDS encoding SUMF1/EgtB/PvdO family nonheme iron enzyme, which translates to MLPPHWLPLVPVLVALSPLPMPPEAQLAAASLVSTAVVSTLPEACPEDMVLVDGNFCPALEYQCDRFVDESAPSCAHYAQKPECRYNEVSKRVCIDRYEWPNKVGEKPGVFVNWYEAKRACEGAGKRLCARSEWTLACEGPKRAPYPYGWQRLPSPCNVGRPVEEADPKKLIDPRTRESEIARLWQADLIGSHPDCRSAFGAFDMVGNVDEWTDNSEEGNDSISTLNGGYWGPVRNTCRLTTKTHGPEFQFYQIGFRCCAEPRDGVEVPLAPERVGREELESRVGPDGWPVPVSEDRAPASTPRG; encoded by the coding sequence GTGCTGCCTCCCCACTGGCTTCCCCTGGTCCCCGTGCTCGTCGCGCTCTCGCCGCTGCCGATGCCGCCTGAGGCCCAGCTCGCCGCGGCCAGCCTGGTGAGTACCGCGGTAGTGAGCACGCTGCCGGAAGCGTGCCCCGAGGACATGGTCCTCGTCGACGGCAACTTCTGTCCGGCGCTGGAGTACCAGTGCGACCGCTTCGTGGACGAGAGCGCGCCAAGCTGCGCGCACTATGCTCAGAAGCCCGAGTGCCGCTACAACGAAGTGAGCAAGCGCGTGTGCATCGATCGCTACGAGTGGCCGAACAAGGTTGGTGAGAAGCCCGGCGTGTTCGTCAACTGGTACGAAGCCAAGCGCGCCTGTGAGGGCGCTGGCAAACGTCTGTGCGCCCGCAGCGAGTGGACCCTGGCCTGCGAGGGACCGAAGCGCGCTCCCTATCCCTACGGTTGGCAGCGCCTGCCGAGCCCCTGCAACGTGGGACGCCCCGTAGAGGAAGCAGACCCGAAGAAGTTGATCGACCCTCGCACACGCGAGTCGGAAATCGCACGCCTGTGGCAGGCTGACCTGATTGGTTCCCACCCGGATTGCCGCAGCGCTTTCGGCGCCTTCGACATGGTCGGCAACGTCGACGAGTGGACGGACAACAGCGAAGAGGGAAACGACTCGATCTCCACCCTGAACGGTGGTTATTGGGGGCCGGTGCGGAATACCTGCCGCTTGACCACCAAGACCCACGGGCCGGAGTTCCAGTTCTATCAAATCGGGTTCCGCTGCTGCGCCGAGCCCCGGGACGGCGTCGAGGTACCCCTCGCACCGGAGCGCGTCGGTCGCGAAGAGCTCGAGTCCCGCGTTGGCCCGGACGGCTGGCCCGTGCCTGTCAGTGAGGACCGAGCACCGGCGTCCACGCCTCGGGGCTGA